A region from the Micrococcus cohnii genome encodes:
- a CDS encoding DUF4081 domain-containing GNAT family N-acetyltransferase, with amino-acid sequence MAGAGRVRVLTDADTSALTALVDAHPVANAYLASLLHGGRLAGPRGGSGGTLFLGVGDPGSGPGDPLHQAAWVGSNVVPAATDEPPAPELGAAVAALRRRFGSLYGPAAHVAAIEQRLREAGHRPRSLRAEQPLLVAGEPSICRDDAVVPAVPSDYDAVLAASVAMFTEELGVSPLRAGAEAYRERVRRLVQLGRVLIDRVSEPSVVEPVRFKADLGVVSPACVQIQGVWIPPHLRGQGRAAPATASVVDAARRLAPLVSLYVNAYNTAALRSYLRAGFTRVGTFATVLY; translated from the coding sequence GTGGCCGGCGCCGGCCGCGTGCGGGTGCTCACGGACGCGGACACGTCGGCGCTAACGGCGCTGGTCGACGCCCATCCGGTCGCTAACGCCTACCTCGCCTCGCTGCTGCACGGCGGGCGGTTGGCCGGGCCGCGTGGCGGCTCGGGCGGCACGCTCTTCCTCGGAGTGGGTGACCCCGGCTCCGGCCCGGGCGATCCGCTGCACCAGGCGGCCTGGGTCGGCTCGAACGTCGTCCCCGCCGCGACGGACGAGCCCCCCGCGCCCGAACTGGGGGCGGCCGTGGCCGCGCTGCGCCGACGGTTCGGCTCGCTGTACGGGCCGGCCGCGCATGTGGCGGCGATCGAACAGCGGCTGCGTGAGGCAGGCCACCGGCCACGCTCCCTACGAGCCGAGCAGCCCCTGCTGGTGGCCGGTGAACCGTCGATCTGCCGTGACGACGCCGTCGTGCCGGCGGTGCCCTCCGACTACGACGCGGTGCTCGCGGCATCGGTCGCCATGTTCACCGAGGAGCTCGGCGTCTCGCCGCTGCGCGCGGGGGCCGAGGCCTACCGCGAGCGCGTGCGTCGGCTCGTGCAGCTCGGCCGGGTGCTCATCGACCGGGTTTCCGAGCCCAGCGTCGTCGAGCCGGTGCGGTTCAAAGCGGACCTGGGGGTCGTCTCACCGGCCTGCGTCCAGATCCAGGGCGTGTGGATCCCGCCGCATCTGCGCGGGCAGGGCAGGGCCGCCCCGGCGACGGCTTCGGTGGTCGACGCCGCCCGTCGTCTCGCCCCGCTCGTGAGCCTCTATGTGAACGCGTACAACACGGCGGCGCTGCGTTCCTATCTGCGGGCGGGATTCACGCGTGTCGGCACGTTCGCCACGGTCCTGTACTGA
- the ispG gene encoding flavodoxin-dependent (E)-4-hydroxy-3-methylbut-2-enyl-diphosphate synthase, with the protein MPSAPPPTLAKRRPTRQITVGSVGVGSQSPVSVQSMTTTKTHDIGATLQQIAELTAAGCDIVRVACPTDKDADALKVIAQQSTIPVIADIHFQPKYVFAAIEAGCGAVRVNPGNIRRFDDQVKEIAQAASETGTSIRIGVNAGSLDKRLLEKYGKATPEALVESAVWEASLFEEHGFRDFKISVKHNDPVIMARAYELLAQEGDWPLHLGVTEAGPAFQGTIKSASAFGYLLGQGIGDTIRVSLSAPPVEEVKVGLQILQSLNLRERKLEIVSCPSCGRAQVDVYKLADEVTEGLKDVTVPLRVAVMGCVVNGPGEAREADLGVASGNGKGQIFVKGEVIRTVPEDQIVETLIEEATRIAEEMGMEVDGDGGDAAGTPTVSVH; encoded by the coding sequence ATGCCGTCCGCCCCGCCGCCGACCCTGGCCAAGCGCCGGCCGACCCGGCAGATCACGGTGGGCTCCGTGGGCGTCGGCTCGCAGAGCCCGGTGTCGGTCCAGTCGATGACGACCACCAAGACGCACGATATCGGCGCCACCCTGCAGCAGATCGCCGAGCTGACGGCCGCTGGCTGCGACATCGTGCGCGTGGCCTGCCCGACGGACAAGGACGCCGACGCGCTCAAGGTCATCGCGCAGCAGTCGACGATCCCGGTGATCGCGGATATCCACTTCCAGCCCAAGTACGTCTTCGCTGCGATCGAGGCCGGCTGCGGTGCCGTGCGCGTCAACCCGGGCAACATCCGCAGGTTCGACGATCAGGTCAAGGAGATCGCCCAGGCGGCCTCGGAGACCGGCACGTCCATCCGCATCGGCGTCAATGCCGGATCGCTCGACAAGCGCCTGCTGGAGAAGTATGGCAAGGCCACCCCCGAGGCGCTCGTCGAATCGGCCGTCTGGGAGGCCTCGCTGTTCGAGGAGCACGGCTTCCGGGACTTCAAGATCTCCGTCAAGCACAACGACCCGGTGATCATGGCCCGTGCCTACGAGCTGCTCGCGCAGGAGGGCGACTGGCCGCTGCACCTCGGTGTCACGGAGGCCGGTCCGGCGTTCCAGGGCACCATCAAGTCGGCCAGCGCATTCGGCTATCTGCTGGGCCAGGGCATCGGCGACACGATCCGTGTGTCCCTCTCCGCCCCGCCCGTCGAGGAGGTCAAGGTCGGTCTGCAGATCCTGCAGTCGCTGAACCTGCGCGAGCGCAAGCTCGAGATCGTCTCCTGCCCGTCGTGCGGCCGAGCCCAGGTGGACGTCTACAAGCTCGCCGACGAGGTCACCGAGGGCCTCAAGGACGTCACGGTGCCGCTGCGCGTGGCCGTGATGGGCTGCGTCGTCAACGGTCCGGGCGAAGCGCGTGAGGCGGACCTCGGTGTGGCCTCGGGCAACGGCAAGGGCCAGATCTTCGTCAAGGGCGAGGTGATCCGCACCGTGCCCGAGGACCAGATCGTGGAGACGCTCATCGAGGAGGCCACCCGCATCGCCGAGGAGATGGGCATGGAGGTCGACGGCGATGGCGGTGACGCAGCCGGCACCCCGACGGTCTCGGTCCACTGA
- a CDS encoding MaoC family dehydratase yields the protein MAEAQQSSTPPTVYIEQRGRYADELEVGQVYLHRPGRTLTEADNVAFTTLTMNPQALHLDHAYAATQPFGRPLVNSMLTLSTLVGLSVGQTTQGTLVAQLGLGEIAFPKPVFHGDTLYGSSQVTAIRESSSRPGQRIVTFALTGVNQDGDVVARAQRTCLMWTKAAHEQARADAGERS from the coding sequence GTGGCAGAGGCACAGCAGAGCTCCACACCGCCGACCGTCTACATCGAGCAACGCGGTCGCTACGCTGACGAGCTCGAGGTCGGTCAGGTCTATCTGCACCGGCCCGGGCGCACCCTCACCGAGGCCGACAACGTGGCGTTCACGACGTTGACGATGAACCCCCAGGCCCTGCACCTGGACCACGCCTATGCCGCCACGCAGCCGTTCGGGCGGCCGTTGGTGAACTCGATGCTGACGCTCTCCACGCTCGTCGGCCTCTCCGTGGGGCAGACGACGCAGGGCACGCTCGTGGCCCAGCTGGGCCTGGGTGAGATCGCTTTCCCGAAGCCGGTGTTCCACGGGGACACCCTGTATGGCTCGTCCCAGGTCACCGCGATCCGCGAGTCCTCGTCGCGGCCGGGGCAGCGGATCGTCACCTTTGCGCTGACGGGCGTCAACCAGGACGGCGACGTCGTGGCCCGTGCCCAACGCACCTGCCTGATGTGGACGAAGGCCGCGCACGAGCAGGCCCGCGCCGACGCGGGGGAGCGGTCATGA
- the dxr gene encoding 1-deoxy-D-xylulose-5-phosphate reductoisomerase, whose translation MCRVSTQNPSTTSSDAARRVVLLGSTGSIGTQGLEVIAAAPDRFEVVALAAGANVHLLARQTIAFAPEAVGVATASETQVRAALAAAAAEAGVPTPEPQIVTGPDAAELIAAWPTADTVLNGMTGSIGLRPTLAALRAGHRLALANKESLIVGGALVKAAAAPGQIVPVDSEHSALAQALAGGRAEEVSRLVVTASGGPFRGATAERLRQVTPAQALAHPTWDMGRVVTTNSASLVNKALEVIEAHLLFDVPLDRIDVVVHPQSVVHSMVEFVDGSTLAQVSPPDMRLPIALGLGWPDRVPGAVPGCDWTQATQWTFEPLNEQVFGAVSLAKAACAASDTHMAVFNAANEEAVDAFHDGRIRFDQIVETVRDVVEDYDPAVVLLSAGQAPGELTVEAVLAAESWARETVRSRW comes from the coding sequence ATGTGCCGGGTGAGCACCCAGAACCCTTCGACGACGTCGTCCGACGCTGCACGCCGCGTGGTGCTGCTCGGGTCCACCGGTTCGATCGGCACCCAGGGACTGGAGGTCATCGCCGCGGCCCCCGACCGGTTTGAGGTCGTGGCGCTCGCGGCGGGCGCCAACGTCCACCTGCTCGCCCGGCAGACGATCGCCTTCGCCCCCGAGGCCGTCGGCGTGGCCACCGCCTCCGAGACGCAGGTGCGTGCCGCGCTCGCCGCCGCTGCGGCCGAGGCGGGTGTCCCGACGCCCGAGCCGCAGATCGTCACCGGCCCCGATGCCGCCGAGCTCATCGCCGCGTGGCCGACGGCCGACACCGTCTTGAACGGCATGACCGGCTCGATCGGCCTGCGGCCCACCCTCGCCGCCCTGCGTGCCGGGCACCGCCTGGCCCTGGCCAACAAGGAGTCGCTCATCGTCGGCGGGGCGCTCGTGAAGGCGGCCGCCGCCCCCGGGCAGATCGTCCCGGTCGACTCGGAGCACTCCGCGCTGGCCCAGGCCCTGGCGGGCGGCCGTGCCGAGGAGGTCTCCCGACTCGTGGTCACCGCCTCGGGCGGTCCGTTCCGCGGGGCCACCGCTGAGCGCCTGCGGCAGGTCACTCCCGCGCAGGCCCTCGCGCACCCGACCTGGGACATGGGCCGCGTCGTGACGACCAACTCCGCGTCCCTGGTCAACAAGGCGCTCGAGGTGATCGAAGCGCACCTGCTGTTCGATGTGCCCCTTGACCGGATCGACGTGGTCGTGCACCCGCAGTCCGTCGTGCACTCGATGGTCGAGTTCGTCGACGGCTCGACCCTCGCGCAGGTCTCTCCGCCGGACATGCGCCTGCCCATCGCTCTCGGCCTCGGCTGGCCGGATCGCGTCCCCGGAGCGGTCCCCGGCTGCGACTGGACGCAGGCGACGCAGTGGACGTTCGAGCCCCTCAACGAGCAGGTTTTCGGGGCTGTTTCCCTGGCCAAGGCGGCGTGTGCGGCCTCGGACACGCATATGGCCGTGTTCAACGCGGCCAACGAGGAGGCCGTCGACGCCTTTCACGACGGCCGGATCCGGTTCGACCAGATCGTCGAGACGGTCCGAGACGTCGTGGAGGACTACGACCCGGCCGTCGTGCTGCTCTCCGCCGGCCAGGCCCCGGGTGAGCTCACCGTGGAGGCCGTGCTGGCCGCCGAGTCCTGGGCCCGTGAGACGGTCCGGTCCCGGTGGTGA
- a CDS encoding biotin carboxylase N-terminal domain-containing protein — protein MTEKLFDTVLVANRGEIAVRVIQTVQRLGIRAVAVYSDADVQARHVRLADEAVRLGPAPARESYLDIDAVVDAARRAGAQAVHPGYGFLSENADFARALEAAGIVFIGPPVASLDAMADKIRAKETVSAHQVPVVPGIADPNLSDEQLVAQADEVGFPLLIKPSAGGGGKGMVAVHAAADLPAALASARRTAASAFGDDTLLLERLITSPRHIEVQVFADAHGTVVHLAERECSLQRRHQKVIEEAPAPLLSAMDDGGGALRARLGQAAVNAARSVGYVGAGTVEFLVSDDRPDEFFFMEMNTRLQVEHPVSEEVVRVRGRRQDFVELQVRVAAGQELGFTQDDVGLEGHALEARVYAEDPANGFLPSTGQVLTWEPPRGEGVRVDAMLFPDTPDEQPAITGFYDPMIAKIIACGVDRTEAMQRLDGALATTVLTGVTANLAWLRDLAALPAVRQGALTTTMIDEMDAWSPPALSAAQLAVVAARLAEVDRSASSERVGAWHAADAWRAVGAPSPALTLEVGGETHSVVPADDPDVAASDLDVRLDARRDPRTAWVRRDGVTWRVHRLSRSELLSAARAAAAARRAPDGAGSPEARTPMPGTVVAVHVATGDRVEAGTHLADVEAMKMEHPVTAAMAGTVTVHVAVGDSASADAVIATIDPDPASD, from the coding sequence GTGACCGAGAAGCTCTTCGACACTGTGCTGGTGGCCAACCGCGGCGAGATCGCGGTGCGCGTCATCCAGACCGTGCAACGCCTCGGCATCCGGGCCGTGGCCGTGTACTCGGACGCGGACGTGCAGGCCCGCCACGTCCGGCTCGCCGATGAGGCCGTCCGGCTCGGACCCGCCCCCGCTCGCGAGTCCTACCTGGACATCGATGCGGTCGTCGACGCGGCCCGGCGGGCCGGTGCTCAGGCCGTGCACCCCGGATACGGCTTCCTCTCCGAGAACGCGGACTTCGCCCGTGCTCTCGAAGCCGCCGGCATCGTCTTCATCGGCCCGCCGGTGGCCTCGCTCGACGCCATGGCGGACAAGATCCGCGCGAAGGAGACCGTCAGCGCGCACCAGGTGCCCGTCGTGCCCGGCATCGCCGACCCGAACCTCAGCGACGAACAGCTGGTCGCGCAGGCAGACGAGGTCGGCTTCCCCCTGCTGATCAAGCCCTCGGCCGGCGGCGGGGGCAAGGGCATGGTGGCCGTCCACGCCGCGGCGGATCTGCCCGCGGCGCTCGCCTCGGCCCGCCGCACTGCGGCCAGCGCGTTCGGTGACGACACCCTCCTGCTCGAGCGGCTGATCACGTCGCCGCGGCACATCGAGGTCCAGGTGTTCGCTGACGCCCACGGCACCGTCGTGCACCTGGCCGAGCGTGAGTGTTCACTGCAGCGCCGGCACCAGAAGGTCATCGAGGAGGCGCCGGCACCCCTGCTGAGCGCCATGGACGACGGGGGAGGGGCCCTGCGCGCCCGGCTCGGCCAGGCCGCCGTGAATGCGGCCCGGTCTGTCGGCTACGTCGGGGCCGGCACCGTCGAGTTCCTCGTCTCCGACGACCGGCCCGACGAGTTCTTCTTCATGGAGATGAACACGCGTCTGCAGGTCGAGCATCCGGTCTCCGAGGAGGTGGTGCGCGTGCGCGGGCGGCGGCAGGACTTCGTCGAGCTGCAGGTGCGCGTCGCCGCGGGGCAAGAGCTCGGTTTCACTCAGGACGACGTCGGCCTCGAGGGTCATGCGTTGGAAGCCCGTGTGTACGCCGAGGACCCGGCGAACGGCTTCCTTCCCTCCACGGGGCAGGTACTCACCTGGGAGCCGCCGCGCGGCGAGGGCGTCCGGGTGGACGCGATGCTCTTCCCGGACACACCCGACGAACAGCCCGCGATCACGGGGTTCTACGACCCCATGATCGCCAAGATCATCGCCTGCGGCGTCGACCGGACCGAGGCCATGCAGCGACTCGATGGCGCGCTCGCCACAACGGTCCTGACAGGGGTCACCGCCAACCTGGCGTGGCTGCGTGACCTGGCTGCTCTGCCCGCGGTCCGCCAGGGCGCCCTGACGACGACGATGATCGACGAGATGGACGCCTGGTCGCCGCCGGCGCTCTCCGCGGCGCAGCTGGCGGTCGTGGCCGCTCGCCTAGCCGAGGTCGACCGATCCGCGTCGTCCGAGCGGGTCGGCGCCTGGCATGCCGCCGACGCGTGGCGCGCGGTCGGAGCACCGAGCCCGGCGCTCACCCTCGAAGTCGGGGGCGAGACCCACTCCGTCGTGCCGGCCGATGATCCGGACGTGGCCGCGTCCGACCTGGACGTCCGCCTCGACGCGCGCCGGGATCCGCGCACCGCGTGGGTGCGGCGCGACGGCGTCACCTGGCGCGTGCACCGCCTCAGCCGCTCCGAGCTGCTGTCCGCCGCCCGTGCGGCGGCCGCGGCCCGCCGCGCCCCCGACGGAGCCGGCTCGCCCGAGGCGCGCACGCCGATGCCCGGCACGGTCGTCGCCGTGCACGTCGCCACCGGTGACCGGGTCGAGGCCGGGACCCACCTGGCCGACGTCGAGGCGATGAAGATGGAGCACCCCGTCACGGCGGCGATGGCCGGCACCGTCACGGTGCACGTCGCCGTCGGAGACTCCGCCTCGGCGGACGCCGTGATCGCCACCATCGATCCGGACCCGGCATCCGACTGA
- a CDS encoding acyl-CoA dehydrogenase family protein, giving the protein MSTKHRTLPALDEEYQALSDTVREFADEVVAPVSADLDEKHEFPYEIVKQMGEMGLFGLPFSEEFGGMGGDYFALSLALEQLGRVNQSVAITLEAGVSLGAMPIYKFGTQEQKERWLPDLVAGRSLAGFGLTEPGAGSDAGGTQTTATLEDGNWRVNGAKEFITNSGTDITSLVTATAVTGTVEGKTGPDGAPVKEISTIIVPTDTPGFSAGKAYNKVGWNSSDTHPLHFSDAVVPEENLLGTRGRGFANFLAILDEGRIAIAALATGAAQGCVDESVEYARNRTAFGKNIGSYQAISFKIARMQARAHAARLAYYEAAQKMLAGKPFKTEAAMAKMLAGEAAMDNARDATQVFGGYGFMNETLVSRHYRDSKILEVGEGTTEVQLMLIARELGL; this is encoded by the coding sequence ATGAGCACCAAGCACCGCACCCTGCCCGCCCTGGACGAGGAGTACCAGGCGCTCTCGGACACCGTCCGTGAGTTCGCCGACGAGGTCGTCGCCCCCGTCTCCGCCGACCTCGACGAGAAGCACGAGTTCCCCTACGAGATCGTGAAGCAGATGGGGGAGATGGGCCTGTTCGGCCTGCCGTTCTCCGAGGAGTTCGGCGGCATGGGCGGCGACTACTTCGCCCTGTCCCTCGCGCTCGAGCAGCTGGGCCGCGTGAACCAGTCCGTCGCCATCACCCTGGAGGCCGGCGTCTCCCTGGGCGCCATGCCGATCTACAAGTTCGGCACACAGGAGCAGAAGGAACGGTGGCTGCCGGACCTCGTCGCGGGCCGCAGCTTGGCCGGGTTCGGCCTCACCGAGCCCGGCGCGGGCTCGGACGCCGGCGGCACGCAGACCACCGCCACGCTCGAGGACGGGAACTGGCGGGTCAACGGCGCCAAGGAGTTCATCACCAACTCGGGCACGGACATCACCTCGCTCGTCACGGCCACCGCCGTCACCGGCACCGTCGAGGGCAAGACCGGCCCCGACGGCGCACCCGTCAAGGAGATCTCCACCATCATCGTCCCGACCGACACCCCCGGCTTCTCCGCCGGCAAGGCCTACAACAAGGTCGGCTGGAACTCCTCCGACACGCACCCGCTGCACTTCTCCGACGCCGTCGTGCCGGAGGAGAACCTGCTGGGCACGCGGGGCCGCGGCTTCGCGAACTTCCTGGCGATCCTGGACGAGGGTCGCATCGCGATCGCCGCGCTGGCCACCGGCGCTGCGCAGGGCTGCGTCGACGAATCGGTCGAGTACGCGAGGAACCGCACCGCGTTCGGCAAGAACATCGGCTCCTACCAGGCGATCTCCTTCAAGATCGCGCGCATGCAGGCCCGGGCGCACGCCGCGCGCCTGGCCTACTACGAGGCCGCCCAGAAGATGCTCGCGGGCAAGCCGTTCAAGACCGAGGCCGCGATGGCCAAGATGCTCGCCGGGGAGGCCGCGATGGACAACGCCCGCGACGCCACCCAGGTCTTCGGCGGATACGGCTTCATGAACGAGACCCTCGTCTCGCGCCACTACCGCGATTCGAAGATCCTCGAGGTCGGCGAAGGCACCACCGAAGTGCAGCTCATGCTGATCGCGCGCGAGCTGGGGCTCTGA
- a CDS encoding M50 family metallopeptidase: MELLWFVAGVLAMALGIAASIALHEVGHLVPAKLFGVRVTQYMVGFGATLVSWRRGETEYGLKAIPLGGYVSMVGMLPPPREGRPARTASTGLLQQMDDLAHTARVGAAEELGPEDEGRQFIQLPVWKRVVIMLGGPFMNLLIALGLTVLLVTTLGTATPTTTVGEVFRCVVSAQEQAQRPDDEDRCRDSDPAAPAHEAGLRPGDRIVAFDGRAMQEWDELSAAIRDRAGQQTAITWERDGRRMHGEITPRLTERPVTDALGQPERAPDGSAQTEHVGFIGMGSQIQNVRGTPADAVGVVGRQVSGVVDVVTVLPQRLWDTAVAVVTPAERDPNGPMSVVGVGRIAGEAAALDDVALSDKAAMLLSLLAGVNVALMVFNLIPLLPLDGGHVAGALFEQLRRWWARLRGRPDPGPFDLATMMPLTYVVGAAMLGMGLLLIVADLVEPIRVF; encoded by the coding sequence ATGGAGCTGCTCTGGTTCGTGGCCGGCGTGCTCGCGATGGCGCTGGGCATCGCGGCGTCGATCGCCCTGCACGAGGTGGGCCATCTGGTGCCCGCGAAACTGTTCGGCGTGCGCGTCACGCAATACATGGTGGGGTTCGGCGCGACCCTGGTCTCCTGGCGGCGCGGGGAGACCGAATACGGGCTGAAGGCGATCCCGCTGGGCGGCTACGTCTCCATGGTCGGAATGCTGCCCCCGCCCCGCGAGGGCAGGCCGGCCCGGACCGCGTCGACGGGGCTGCTGCAGCAGATGGACGACCTGGCGCACACCGCGCGGGTCGGCGCCGCCGAGGAGCTCGGGCCCGAGGACGAGGGGCGCCAGTTCATTCAGCTGCCCGTGTGGAAGCGCGTCGTGATCATGCTCGGCGGGCCGTTCATGAATCTGCTGATCGCTCTGGGCCTGACGGTCCTGCTGGTCACCACGCTCGGCACGGCCACCCCGACCACGACCGTCGGAGAGGTCTTCCGCTGCGTCGTCTCGGCTCAGGAGCAGGCCCAGCGCCCGGACGATGAGGACCGGTGCCGAGACTCGGACCCGGCCGCCCCGGCCCATGAGGCAGGGCTGCGTCCGGGGGACCGGATCGTCGCCTTCGACGGACGTGCGATGCAGGAGTGGGACGAGCTGTCCGCGGCGATCCGCGACCGGGCCGGGCAGCAGACCGCGATCACGTGGGAGCGCGACGGGCGCCGCATGCACGGGGAGATCACCCCGCGGCTGACGGAGCGGCCCGTCACCGACGCCCTTGGCCAGCCGGAGCGGGCGCCGGACGGCTCCGCGCAGACCGAGCACGTCGGCTTCATCGGCATGGGATCGCAGATCCAGAACGTGCGCGGCACGCCGGCCGACGCGGTGGGCGTTGTGGGTCGGCAGGTCTCGGGCGTCGTCGACGTCGTCACCGTGCTCCCGCAGCGCCTGTGGGACACCGCGGTCGCGGTCGTCACGCCGGCCGAGCGTGACCCGAACGGCCCCATGTCCGTGGTGGGCGTGGGGCGGATCGCCGGAGAGGCCGCGGCCCTGGACGACGTCGCGCTGTCGGACAAGGCGGCCATGCTGCTCTCCCTGCTCGCCGGGGTGAACGTCGCGCTGATGGTGTTCAACCTGATCCCGCTGCTGCCGCTGGACGGCGGGCACGTCGCCGGGGCGCTGTTCGAGCAGCTGCGGCGGTGGTGGGCCCGACTGCGGGGCCGCCCGGACCCGGGTCCCTTCGACCTGGCCACCATGATGCCGCTCACCTACGTTGTCGGCGCCGCGATGCTCGGCATGGGCCTGCTGCTGATCGTGGCGGACCTGGTGGAGCCGATCCGGGTGTTCTGA
- a CDS encoding HpcH/HpaI aldolase/citrate lyase family protein: protein MSAQTGSAAEYRPAGPLDLGPAIMFTPADRPERFAKGLERADAVILDLEDAVTPADRPAAREAVVAAWAERQQRGLDPERVVVRVNPVGTAAHEQDLAMLAQTGWRTVMLAKTESAEQVDAVVAGLGAHTRVVALCETALGIVASARIAAHPRVVAMMWGAEDLVASMGGTCSRTPDGTYRDVVRHARSSVLLAAAAHGAAAWDAVFLDLKDHDGLAAEARDAAAVGCAATVCLHPGQVPVIREAYRPESEAVDRARTLLAEAQRHPGAFSFEGAMVDEVVLAQARITLRRADAVDQG from the coding sequence ATGAGCGCTCAGACCGGTTCGGCGGCGGAGTACCGCCCGGCCGGCCCGCTCGACCTGGGCCCGGCGATCATGTTCACGCCCGCAGATCGGCCCGAGCGTTTCGCCAAGGGCCTCGAACGGGCCGATGCGGTGATCCTCGACCTGGAGGACGCGGTCACGCCGGCCGACCGGCCCGCCGCGCGCGAGGCCGTGGTCGCCGCGTGGGCCGAGCGACAGCAGCGCGGGCTCGACCCCGAGCGCGTCGTCGTCCGGGTCAACCCGGTGGGCACGGCCGCGCACGAGCAGGATCTTGCGATGCTGGCGCAGACCGGCTGGCGGACCGTCATGCTGGCCAAGACCGAGTCGGCCGAGCAGGTCGACGCGGTGGTCGCCGGCCTCGGTGCGCACACCCGCGTCGTGGCCCTGTGCGAGACCGCGCTCGGGATCGTGGCGTCGGCGAGGATCGCCGCACACCCGCGCGTGGTCGCGATGATGTGGGGCGCCGAGGACCTCGTGGCATCGATGGGAGGCACGTGCTCGCGCACGCCCGACGGGACCTACCGGGACGTCGTCCGGCATGCTCGCTCGAGCGTGCTGCTGGCCGCGGCGGCCCACGGTGCCGCCGCGTGGGACGCCGTGTTTCTCGACCTGAAGGACCATGATGGCTTGGCCGCGGAGGCACGGGACGCCGCCGCGGTCGGCTGCGCCGCAACGGTGTGTCTGCACCCGGGGCAGGTGCCGGTGATCCGCGAGGCGTACCGGCCCGAATCGGAGGCGGTCGACCGAGCCCGCACCCTGCTGGCCGAGGCGCAGCGCCACCCCGGGGCGTTCTCGTTCGAAGGCGCCATGGTCGACGAGGTCGTCCTCGCGCAGGCACGGATCACCCTGCGCCGTGCCGACGCCGTCGACCAGGGATGA